A stretch of the Neodiprion lecontei isolate iyNeoLeco1 chromosome 4, iyNeoLeco1.1, whole genome shotgun sequence genome encodes the following:
- the LOC107218760 gene encoding tRNA-dihydrouridine(16/17) synthase [NAD(P)(+)]-like isoform X4 — protein sequence MIDVMETGTAEVDATFVKTERNIWRDVLGSPRYVIAPMVDASELAWRLLSRRHGSQLCYTPMLHSSVFCRDPKYRREALASSAEDRPLIVQFCGNDPKILLEAALLAEPHCDAIDINLGCPQAIAKRGHYGAFLQDDWELLRNIVRILSQGIKIPVTCKLRIFSDINKTIDYARMLEDAGAAMLTVHGRTRDQKGPFTGLASWNHIKAVRERVKIPVLANGNIQTVQDAERCMKETNVEGVMSAEGNLYNPCIFEGRYPPAWEPASEYLDLVERYPAPSSFIRGHLFKLFQHILCLAGNEEARANLARNSTMESFRGVVEALRTRYLPYHEGLMLWDDKSNDYNLKLPPWLCQPYVRDSPQKHLIKVEAKKSEQENSTIKRNLKDEDGNEISRKRLKKLRRIARRPNRQSASVKRGSDLCTSCPNPLCCRAKCYQENLDCAGHRNLAKTRRQMAIQFAAERQEIGNVI from the exons ATGATCGACGTT ATGGAAACCGGCACTGCCGAAGTCGACGCTACCTTCGTTAAAACGGAAAGGAACATTTGGCGCGATGTACTCGGATCTCCGCGGTACGTGATCGCTCCTATGGTGGACGCCAGCGAATTAGCATGGAGATTGCTCTCCCGCAGACACGGTTCTCAACTCTGCTATACTCCGATGCTACACTCCTCGGTCTTTTGCAGAGATCCAAAATACCGCCGCGAGGCCCTCGCCAGCTCCGCGGAAGACCGTCCGCTGATAGTACAG TTTTGCGGTAATGATCCGAAAATATTGCTGGAAGCAGCCCTCCTTGCCGAGCCTCACTGCGATGCCATTGATATTAATCTCGGCTGTCCACAAGCCATAGCAAAGCGTGGTCATTACGGGGCATTCCTCCAAGATGACTGGGAGCTTCTGAGAAACATCG TGCGCATCTTGAGCCAAGGAATAAAGATTCCCGTTACCTGCAAGTTAAGGATTTTTTCCGATATCAATAAGACAATCGATTACGCTCGCATGCTTGAGGACGCCGGAGCAGCAATGCTCACTGTTCATGGACGAACCAGAGATCAGAAGGGGCCTTTCACAGGGTTAGCATCCTGGAACCATATCAAAGCTGTCAG AGAACGCGTTAAAATCCCAGTACTCGCAAATGGTAACATACAGACAGTACAGGACGCGGAACGATGCATGAAGGAGACAAATGTCGAAGGAGTTATGTCCGCAGAGGGAAATTTGTACAACCCTTGTATATTTGAAGGGCGTTATCCACCAGCTTGGGAACCTGCGTCAGAGTATTTGGACCTCGTCGAAAGATATCCTGCCCCAAGCTCTTTCATACGCGggcatttattcaaattatttcaacacat ACTTTGTCTAGCAGGAAATGAAGAGGCAAGGGCAAACCTGGCGAGAAATTCTACAATGGAATCGTTTAGAGGTGTAGTGGAGGCTCTTAGAACTCGATATTTGCCCTACCATGAAGGCCTCATGCTGTGGGATGATAAGAGCAATG ATTACAATTTGAAATTACCGCCGTGGTTATGCCAGCCGTACGTGCGGGATTCGCCCCAAAAGCACCTAATCAAGGTGGAAGCAAAAAAAAGTGAACAGGAAAATAGCACGATAAAGAGGAACCTGAAGGACGAAGATGGTAACGAGATTTCAAGAAAACGACTCAAGAAACTTCGTCGAATCGCTAGGCGACCGAATAGACAGTCTGCGTCTGTTAAACGTGGCTCAGATCTATGTACCAGTTGTCCAAACCCATTG TGTTGCAGGGCGAAGTGCTACCAGGAAAATTTAGATTGCGCAGGTCACAGAAACCTTGCAAAAACTAGGCGACAAATGGCTATTCAATTTGCGGCAGAGAGGCAAGAGATCGGCAATGTTATTTAA
- the LOC107218760 gene encoding palmitoyltransferase ZDHHC11 isoform X1 — MRKGIWRAPRCCCWWSWWWWWCSVRVKGSDRNPRVRRVNGFQLPLHPQQVVGWIALVGIAVGTFTVVLPLLGPGVQPVGSGLLGATFSLHVAAHLVALLIDPAAPQLRSQSSRKTVPDLDRARHLHVIENGRCHLCNINTGRRTKHCSVCNKCVDHFDHHCKWLNNCVGGRNYPAFIVCLVSAVVAALAVAAISLAELALVHADLAGWGPKMDNSTQPPLAQQPPGTGSLVVISLVGIFSAIAAALLIHLCFFHGYIACLGLTTYEYVREKRERMAAQAASPAPPAKARARKCPAFCTNRVATAEEPERPRYQFRNAPSAPVAVDPDMSEQRSVYICSTHQRSQLCGAEETGGPRCKERPNFHLYFSYETRDTETSIEVSSQTILSEAERPRELVELKPSTPSPVSCCFSIKNAGSEKRTKRKPHSPLSLPSPSGKERGPRSCLTIRRIRYFLRTRLRRNSRQRYVASEAPAPRSRKNRVNPSASDVGVGENKKETPKLQSPSNASTILSGDDKPRPPLKLPSLVLVPRHKMGRIPVAFESIANAVPAPVPQPRRSQPPLRIRRTSFSKRPRFKMGPHVTEIAQLSPIPESELSKPASPRTPPKVNHFPFPPSSSSSVNRDYTDNTVTPARADADDVAQANSL, encoded by the coding sequence ATGCGAAAGGGAATCTGGCGAGCGCCGCGTTGTTGCTGCTGGTGGtcgtggtggtggtggtggtgctcGGTCCGCGTCAAGGGTTCGGATCGAAACCCGCGAGTGCGACGTGTGAATGGGTTCCAACTTCCGCTGCACCCCCAACAAGTGGTCGGGTGGATAGCGCTTGTGGGCATCGCGGTTGGCACGTTCACGGTGGTCCTGCCGCTTCTCGGTCCGGGCGTACAACCGGTCGGCTCGGGCCTCCTCGGAGCGACGTTCTCACTCCACGTAGCCGCGCACCTCGTGGCGCTGCTCATCGACCCGGCGGCACCGCAGCTCCGGTCGCAGTCGTCGCGCAAGACCGTGCCGGACTTGGACCGCGCGCGGCATCTCCACGTGATTGAAAACGGCCGATGCCACCTGTGCAACATAAACACCGGTCGAAGGACGAAGCACTGCTCGGTCTGCAATAAGTGCGTCGACCATTTCGATCACCACTGCAAGTGGCTAAACAACTGTGTCGGGGGCCGAAACTATCCCGCATTCATCGTCTGCCTCGTATCGGCGGTCGTCGCAGCCCTAGCCGTGGCCGCGATATCCCTCGCCGAGTTAGCCCTGGTCCACGCTGACCTGGCCGGCTGGGGCCCGAAAATGGACAACTCGACGCAGCCGCCGCTGGCCCAGCAGCCCCCCGGAACAGGGTCTCTCGTTGTAATTTCCCTCGTCGGAATATTCTCGGCGATAGCCGCCGCCCTCCTGATTCACCTCTGTTTCTTCCACGGCTACATCGCTTGCCTCGGTCTCACGACCTACGAGTATGTGCGCGAAAAGCGCGAGCGCATGGCGGCTCAAGCTGCTTCTCCTGCACCGCCGGCAAAAGCCCGGGCCCGGAAGTGTCCCGCGTTCTGTACCAATCGAGTCGCCACTGCTGAGGAACCAGAGCGGCCCCGCTACCAATTCCGGAACGCTCCGTCAGCACCGGTCGCGGTGGACCCCGATATGAGCGAGCAGCGCAGCGTCTACATCTGCTCCACCCATCAGCGGTCCCAGCTCTGCGGTGCCGAGGAGACTGGGGGGCCCCGATGCAAAGAGCGGCCGAACTTTCACCTCTACTTTTCGTACGAAACCCGCGACACCGAGACTTCGATCGAGGTCTCGTCGCAGACGATTTTGAGCGAGGCCGAACGACCCCGGGAACTCGTTGAGCTCAAGCCGTCCACCCCTTCCCCGGTATCCTGTTGCTTTTCGATAAAAAACGCGGGCTCGGAGAAGCGGACGAAGCGGAAACCCCACTCGCCGTTATCCTTACCCTCGCCCTCGGGCAAGGAACGCGGCCCGAGGTCCTGCCTCACCATACGCAGGATACGGTACTTCCTCCGTACCAGACTCAGGCGGAACTCCCGACAACGCTACGTTGCTAGCGAGGCGCCCGCCCCTCGCTCCAGAAAGAACAGGGTAAATCCCTCCGCGAGCGACGTTGGGGTTGGTGAAAACAAGAAGGAAACTCCCAAGTTACAATCCCCGTCGAACGCGTCGACGATTTTATCCGGGGATGACAAACCGAGGCCCCCGCTAAAGCTGCCCTCGTTGGTCCTCGTACCCAGGCACAAGATGGGGCGAATTCCCGTGGCCTTTGAGTCCATCGCCAATGCAGTCCCCGCGCCGGTACCGCAGCCTAGACGGAGTCAGCCGCCTCTCAGAATAAGGAGAACGTCCTTCTCCAAGAGGCCCAGATTCAAAATGGGCCCGCATGTTACGGAGATCGCCCAGTTGTCCCCGATTCCTGAATCAGAGCTCTCGAAACCCGCCTCTCCCAGAACACCGCCCAAAGTTAACCACTTCCCGTTCCCACCCTCGAGCTCGTCTTCGGTGAATCGCGATTACACGGATAACACTGTTACACCTGCTCGTGCTGATGCGGACGATGTTGCTCAGGCTAATTCCCTCTGA
- the LOC107218760 gene encoding tRNA-dihydrouridine(16/17) synthase [NAD(P)(+)]-like isoform X2 encodes MIDVMETGTAEVDATFVKTERNIWRDVLGSPRYVIAPMVDASELAWRLLSRRHGSQLCYTPMLHSSVFCRDPKYRREALASSAEDRPLIVQFCGNDPKILLEAALLAEPHCDAIDINLGCPQAIAKRGHYGAFLQDDWELLRNIVRILSQGIKIPVTCKLRIFSDINKTIDYARMLEDAGAAMLTVHGRTRDQKGPFTGLASWNHIKAVRERVKIPVLANGNIQTVQDAERCMKETNVEGVMSAEGNLYNPCIFEGRYPPAWEPASEYLDLVERYPAPSSFIRGHLFKLFQHILCLAGNEEARANLARNSTMESFRGVVEALRTRYLPYHEGLMLWDDKSNDYNLKLPPWLCQPYVRDSPQKHLIKVEAKKSEQENSTIKRNLKDEDGNEISRKRLKKLRRIARRPNRQSASVKRGSDLCTSCPNPLGYKCEYKLCRQCCRAKCYQENLDCAGHRNLAKTRRQMAIQFAAERQEIGNVI; translated from the exons ATGATCGACGTT ATGGAAACCGGCACTGCCGAAGTCGACGCTACCTTCGTTAAAACGGAAAGGAACATTTGGCGCGATGTACTCGGATCTCCGCGGTACGTGATCGCTCCTATGGTGGACGCCAGCGAATTAGCATGGAGATTGCTCTCCCGCAGACACGGTTCTCAACTCTGCTATACTCCGATGCTACACTCCTCGGTCTTTTGCAGAGATCCAAAATACCGCCGCGAGGCCCTCGCCAGCTCCGCGGAAGACCGTCCGCTGATAGTACAG TTTTGCGGTAATGATCCGAAAATATTGCTGGAAGCAGCCCTCCTTGCCGAGCCTCACTGCGATGCCATTGATATTAATCTCGGCTGTCCACAAGCCATAGCAAAGCGTGGTCATTACGGGGCATTCCTCCAAGATGACTGGGAGCTTCTGAGAAACATCG TGCGCATCTTGAGCCAAGGAATAAAGATTCCCGTTACCTGCAAGTTAAGGATTTTTTCCGATATCAATAAGACAATCGATTACGCTCGCATGCTTGAGGACGCCGGAGCAGCAATGCTCACTGTTCATGGACGAACCAGAGATCAGAAGGGGCCTTTCACAGGGTTAGCATCCTGGAACCATATCAAAGCTGTCAG AGAACGCGTTAAAATCCCAGTACTCGCAAATGGTAACATACAGACAGTACAGGACGCGGAACGATGCATGAAGGAGACAAATGTCGAAGGAGTTATGTCCGCAGAGGGAAATTTGTACAACCCTTGTATATTTGAAGGGCGTTATCCACCAGCTTGGGAACCTGCGTCAGAGTATTTGGACCTCGTCGAAAGATATCCTGCCCCAAGCTCTTTCATACGCGggcatttattcaaattatttcaacacat ACTTTGTCTAGCAGGAAATGAAGAGGCAAGGGCAAACCTGGCGAGAAATTCTACAATGGAATCGTTTAGAGGTGTAGTGGAGGCTCTTAGAACTCGATATTTGCCCTACCATGAAGGCCTCATGCTGTGGGATGATAAGAGCAATG ATTACAATTTGAAATTACCGCCGTGGTTATGCCAGCCGTACGTGCGGGATTCGCCCCAAAAGCACCTAATCAAGGTGGAAGCAAAAAAAAGTGAACAGGAAAATAGCACGATAAAGAGGAACCTGAAGGACGAAGATGGTAACGAGATTTCAAGAAAACGACTCAAGAAACTTCGTCGAATCGCTAGGCGACCGAATAGACAGTCTGCGTCTGTTAAACGTGGCTCAGATCTATGTACCAGTTGTCCAAACCCATTG GGATACAAATGTGAATACAAGCTGTGTCGACAGTGTTGCAGGGCGAAGTGCTACCAGGAAAATTTAGATTGCGCAGGTCACAGAAACCTTGCAAAAACTAGGCGACAAATGGCTATTCAATTTGCGGCAGAGAGGCAAGAGATCGGCAATGTTATTTAA
- the LOC107218755 gene encoding ribonuclease Z, mitochondrial, whose product MTTRNWYSWNLFRYIVRRKGTHSSKPNLKELLLKMPRPQNHVQEMRNHRLKLKEKGKKYLPGILYLQVLGSGSRGSPRSLYFFTDRVRYMFNCSEGTQRLALEHKCKLAKLEHIFITRPTWENLGGLPGLALSAQDVGVPQFVLHGPQGTDELFAAAERFIILKSLGVSLYDCNCDNMYEDDVMTVRYVRLTKKDSGLEESDSDHSLEYTDDDTDYYAHEVNRNGKRLRLVNKTEQRSKIRESLNSNPRITDAMAYICKLKPRPGALSLIKCVEEGVPSGPLLGKLKEGEDVTLEDGRIVKSADVLAPGDSGSVIIVLECPTVDYLESLVENPVFENYQQSTAEEDNIPFCIAHFTPVEVMADPHYKKWMNDFGPGPIHLVLNEQNDCLGSEAVHRMQHKLHLLHPTIFPFLSEQGFDKENPPDQKIVEDNEEKLVEQLMGNSSRSPIPAANIGPTDNTVIQAKTLHCIHLRPKNGLDRSLELKLQPKEYADEAMNNDGFLDALACLQTDINLKTKELGEIAEYPKLIFLGTGSCAPNKHRNTSGILFRITENSSIMFDCGEGTLTQLMRFYGKSEAYRVLASIKAIYISHLHADHHMGLIGLLKARMWATEKPAFVLAPKQISAWLSFYHRRFEPILDKFTLIANGDLTLNSHNELSTEKCNNLFAQLGAKDVSTRNVKHVANSFGVSVTLNDGFKVTYSGDTMPCRSLVDLGRNSDLLIHEATMEDELESEARLKFHSTISQAINIGQQMHAKFTLLTHFSQRYAKIPILPDDAGKTVGIAFDNMQVRVGELPILPLLYPALRVMFSEAWEELDNKATRRKLRLQYGSE is encoded by the exons ATGACAACCAGAAACTGGTACTCATGGAATTTGTTTCGCTACATTGTAAGACGTAAGGGCACGCATTCATCGAAACCTAACCTGAAAGAGCTCCTCTTGAAAATGCCGCGGCCACAAAATCATGTCCAGGAGATGCGCAACCATCGGCTAAAACtcaaagaaaaaggaaaaaaatatttaccagGCATTCTTTATCTCCAG GTCCTTGGCTCTGGCTCGCGAGGCTCGCCAAggtctctttattttttcacagacCGAGTGAGATACATGTTCAACTGCAGTGAGGGGACGCAGAGGCTGGCCCTGGAGCACAAGTGTAAATTAGCAAAACTAGAACACATATTTATAACAAGGCCAACTTGGGAGAATCTGGGTGGTTTACCGGGCCTGGCATTGTCTGCACAGGATGTAGGCGTACCTCAATTTGTGTTGCACGGTCCCCAGGGAACAGACGAGCTCTTCGCAGCAGCGGAGAGATTCATCATCTTGAAGAGCCTGGGAGTTTCGCTGTACGATTGCAATTGTGACAATATGTACGAGGATGACGTTATGACAGTCAGATATGTTAGACTTACTAAAAAAGACTCGGGACTCGAAGAGTCTGACTCTGATCACAGCTTGGAGTACACTGACGATGACACAGATTATTACGCTCACGAAGTTAATCGCAATGGCAAAAGACTCAGGCTAGTGAACAAAACTGAGCAGAGGTCCAAGATCAGGGAGTCATTGAACTCCAACCCCAGGATAACTGATGCAATGGCTTATATTTGTAAACTCAAACCTCGTCCCGGTGCGTTATCCCTTATTAAATGTGTCGAGGAAGGCGTACCATCCGGCCCTCTGTTGGGTAAGCTGAAAGAGGGGGAAGATGTCACTTTAGAAGACGGCCGCATAGTGAAAAGCGCCGATGTTCTGGCACCTGGGGATTCTGGATCAGTCATTATTG TTTTGGAGTGCCCCACGGTAGACTACCTTGAATCATTAGTGGAAAACcccgtttttgaaaattatcagcAGTCGACTGCCGAGGAGGATAACATTCCATTCTGCATTGCGCACTTTACACCCGTGGAAGTGATGGCTGATCCACATTACAAAAAATGGATGAATGATTTTGGCCCTGGACCAATCCATCTGGTATTGAACGAACAGAACGATTGTCTCGGGAGTGAAGCTGTTCATAGAATGCAGCACAAGCTGCATTTGCTCCATCCGACCATATTCCCATTTCTCAGTGAGCAGGGTTTTGACAAAGAGAACCCCCCAGACCAAAAAATCGTTGAAGACAACGAGGAGAAACTGGTTGAACAGTTAATGGGGAATTCTAGTCGTTCGCCG ATACCTGCGGCGAACATTGGGCCTACCGATAACACAGTTATTCAGGCCAAGACATTGCATTGCATCCATTTGCGCCCTAAGAACGGATTGGATCGCAGTCTGGAGCTAAAATTACAGCCCAAAGAGTATGCGGATGAGGCGATGAACAACGACGGGTTTCTCGATGCTCTAGCATGCCTTCAGACTGACATAAATTTGAAGACGAAAGAGCTGGGCGAGATTGCAGAGTAtccaaaattaatttttctaggCACAGGTTCATGCGCACCTAACAAGCACAGGAACACCAGCGGGATTCTTTTTAGAATCACCGAAAACAGCAGCATAATGTTCGACTGTGGGGAGGGCACTTTGACACAGCTGATGAGATTTTATGGCAAGAGCGAGGCGTACAGAGTTCTTGCCAGCATCAag GCGATTTATATTTCCCATTTACATGCCGATCATCACATGGGATTGATTGGACTTTTGAAAGCTAGAATGTGGGCAACGGAAAAACCAGCTTTTGTACTTGCACCAAAGCAGATATCTGCTTGGCTTAGCTTCTATCACAGAAGATTTGAGCCGATATTAGACAAATTCACACTCATTGCAAACGGAGACCTGACACTGAACAGCCACAATGAATTATCAACCGAAAaatgcaataatttattcgcaCAATTAGGAGCAAAAGATGTAAGCACGAGGAATGTCAAGCACGTGGCAAATTCTTTTGGTGTATCTGTCACGCTAAATGACGGTTTCAAAGTAACTTACAG TGGCGACACAATGCCTTGTCGAAGCTTGGTTGACTTAGGCCGAAACAGCGATCTGTTAATTCACGAAGCTACAATGGAAGATGAGCTAGAGTCCGAGGCACGGCTGAAGTTTCATTCCACAATTTCACAGGCAATCAATATTGGCCAACAAATGCATGCAAAATTCACTCTGCTCACCCATTTCAGTCAACGGTATGCTAAGATACCTATACTTCCTGACGATGCTGGAAAAACGGTTGGCATTGCATTTGATAACATGCAAGTGAGAGTAGGAGAACTGCCTATACTTCCGCTCCTCTATCCCGCGCTACGTGTTATGTTTTCGGAAGCTTGGGAAGAACTTGATAACAAGGCTACAAGAAGAAAACTTCGATTACAATATGGTTCAGAATAG
- the LOC107218757 gene encoding protein singed: protein MQTNGSENGSSDNGVDRTGWTVGLINGQFKYLTAETFGFKINANGASLKKKQLWTLEGSEQQVFLRSHLDRYLAVDQFGNVTCEAEDTADPGCAFQIQVASDGSGRWALRNIQRGYFLGSSQDELKCTAKVPGNAEYWLVHLAARPQVNLRSAGRKRFAHLSAAQDEIHVDAPVPWGEDTLFTLEFRPSAMPDAGTTDGNSTRSEAGIGGHYALHTCNNKYLARDGKLLDYCTRDCLYAAEFHAGMLALRDVSGAYLAPIGSKAVLKSRSNTVTRDELFSLEDSLPQASFVAALNHRYVSVKQGVDVTANQDEISGHETFQLEFDRATKRWYLRTMQDRYWTLEAGGGIQASDHKRSSNALFDLVWQEADGTVALRANNGKFLATKRSGHLYANADAAGDSEASKFYFYLMNRPVLVLRCEQGFVGLKSNASPKLECNKASYETIRVERCDRGIVRFKGQNGKYWHADSEGVTSDADVPSDGFYLELREPSRICIKSTDGRYLSAGKNGVFRLGDTDYESATKWEF from the exons ATGCAAACGAACGGCTCGGAAAACGGGAGCTCCGATAACGGTGTCGACCGGACTGGCTGGACG GTGGGTTTGATAAACGGACAGTTCAAGTACCTGACGGCGGAGACGTTCGGTTTTAAGATAAACGCGAACGGTGCAAGTTTGAAGAAGAAGCAGCTGTGGACGTTGGAGGGAAGCGAGCAACAAGTATTCCTGCGGTCTCATCTCGACCGTTACTTGGCCGTCGATCAGTTCGGCAACGTCACTTGCGAGGCCGAGGACACCGCCGATCCTGGATGTGCCTTTCAAATCCAGGTCGCGTCTGACG GAAGCGGCAGATGGGCTCTGAGGAACATTCAGAGGGGCTACTTCCTCGGTTCGAGTCAGGATGAGCTGAAATGCACGGCCAAGGTTCCCGGCAACGCCGAATACTGGCTCGTTCACCTTGCCGCGCGACCTCAG GTGAACTTGAGATCAGCGGGCCGTAAGCGTTTCGCTCACCTGAGCGCGGCTCAGGACGAGATCCACGTCGATGCCCCGGTGCCGTGGGGCGAGGATACCTTATTCACCCTGGAATTCAGACCGTCCGCAATGCCTGACGCAGGTACGACGGATGGAAACTCGACCCGAAGCGAGGCCGGTATCGGTGGACACTACGCTCTTCATACCTGCAACAACAAGTACTTGGCTCGCGACGGAAAGCTGCTCGACTACTGCACTCGCGACTGTTTGTATGCCGCTGAATTCCACGCGGGGATGCTCGCCCTCAG AGACGTGAGCGGCGCCTACTTGGCCCCGATCGGCAGCAAGGCGGTACTCAAGTCCAGATCCAACACCGTTACGCGCGACGAACTCTTCTCGCTTGAGGATTCGCTGCCGCAGGCTTCTTTCGTCGCTGCGTTAAATCACCGCTACGTATCCGTTAAGCAGG GGGTAGACGTGACGGCAAATCAGGACGAAATATCGGGCCACGAGACGTTCCAGCTGGAGTTCGACCGAGCGACGAAGAGATGGTACCTTAGAACGATGCAGGACCGTTACTGGACCCTGGAAGCCGGCGGCGGTATCCAGGCCTCGGACCACAAGCGGTCGTCGAACGCCCTGTTCGACCTGGTGTGGCAGGAGGCCGACGGCACCGTCGCCCTCCGAGCGAACAACGGAAAGTTCCTCGCCACAAAGCGGTCCGGACACTTGTACGCCAATGCCGACGCCGCCGGGGACTCGGAGGCGAGCAAGTTCTACTTTTACCTGATGAACAGGCCCGTTCTAGTCCTGCGATGCGAGCAGGGCTTCGTCGGCCTCAAGAGTAACGCCAGTCCCAAACTCGAGTGCAACAAGGCCTCCTACGAGACGATTCGCGTCGAACGGTGCGACCGCGGCATCGTCCGATTCAAAG GCCAAAATGGGAAATACTGGCACGCGGACAGCGAGGGAGTAACGTCGGACGCTGACGTGCCGTCTGACGGGTTTTATCTCGAGTTGCGAGAACCGTCGCGCATTTGCATCAAGTCGACGGATGGCAGATACCTTTCGGCTGGTAAGAATGGGGTATTTCGCCTTGGTGACACGGACTACGAATCGGCGACAAAGTGGGAATTCTAA
- the LOC107218760 gene encoding tRNA-dihydrouridine(16/17) synthase [NAD(P)(+)]-like isoform X3, with protein METGTAEVDATFVKTERNIWRDVLGSPRYVIAPMVDASELAWRLLSRRHGSQLCYTPMLHSSVFCRDPKYRREALASSAEDRPLIVQFCGNDPKILLEAALLAEPHCDAIDINLGCPQAIAKRGHYGAFLQDDWELLRNIVRILSQGIKIPVTCKLRIFSDINKTIDYARMLEDAGAAMLTVHGRTRDQKGPFTGLASWNHIKAVRERVKIPVLANGNIQTVQDAERCMKETNVEGVMSAEGNLYNPCIFEGRYPPAWEPASEYLDLVERYPAPSSFIRGHLFKLFQHILCLAGNEEARANLARNSTMESFRGVVEALRTRYLPYHEGLMLWDDKSNDYNLKLPPWLCQPYVRDSPQKHLIKVEAKKSEQENSTIKRNLKDEDGNEISRKRLKKLRRIARRPNRQSASVKRGSDLCTSCPNPLGYKCEYKLCRQCCRAKCYQENLDCAGHRNLAKTRRQMAIQFAAERQEIGNVI; from the exons ATGGAAACCGGCACTGCCGAAGTCGACGCTACCTTCGTTAAAACGGAAAGGAACATTTGGCGCGATGTACTCGGATCTCCGCGGTACGTGATCGCTCCTATGGTGGACGCCAGCGAATTAGCATGGAGATTGCTCTCCCGCAGACACGGTTCTCAACTCTGCTATACTCCGATGCTACACTCCTCGGTCTTTTGCAGAGATCCAAAATACCGCCGCGAGGCCCTCGCCAGCTCCGCGGAAGACCGTCCGCTGATAGTACAG TTTTGCGGTAATGATCCGAAAATATTGCTGGAAGCAGCCCTCCTTGCCGAGCCTCACTGCGATGCCATTGATATTAATCTCGGCTGTCCACAAGCCATAGCAAAGCGTGGTCATTACGGGGCATTCCTCCAAGATGACTGGGAGCTTCTGAGAAACATCG TGCGCATCTTGAGCCAAGGAATAAAGATTCCCGTTACCTGCAAGTTAAGGATTTTTTCCGATATCAATAAGACAATCGATTACGCTCGCATGCTTGAGGACGCCGGAGCAGCAATGCTCACTGTTCATGGACGAACCAGAGATCAGAAGGGGCCTTTCACAGGGTTAGCATCCTGGAACCATATCAAAGCTGTCAG AGAACGCGTTAAAATCCCAGTACTCGCAAATGGTAACATACAGACAGTACAGGACGCGGAACGATGCATGAAGGAGACAAATGTCGAAGGAGTTATGTCCGCAGAGGGAAATTTGTACAACCCTTGTATATTTGAAGGGCGTTATCCACCAGCTTGGGAACCTGCGTCAGAGTATTTGGACCTCGTCGAAAGATATCCTGCCCCAAGCTCTTTCATACGCGggcatttattcaaattatttcaacacat ACTTTGTCTAGCAGGAAATGAAGAGGCAAGGGCAAACCTGGCGAGAAATTCTACAATGGAATCGTTTAGAGGTGTAGTGGAGGCTCTTAGAACTCGATATTTGCCCTACCATGAAGGCCTCATGCTGTGGGATGATAAGAGCAATG ATTACAATTTGAAATTACCGCCGTGGTTATGCCAGCCGTACGTGCGGGATTCGCCCCAAAAGCACCTAATCAAGGTGGAAGCAAAAAAAAGTGAACAGGAAAATAGCACGATAAAGAGGAACCTGAAGGACGAAGATGGTAACGAGATTTCAAGAAAACGACTCAAGAAACTTCGTCGAATCGCTAGGCGACCGAATAGACAGTCTGCGTCTGTTAAACGTGGCTCAGATCTATGTACCAGTTGTCCAAACCCATTG GGATACAAATGTGAATACAAGCTGTGTCGACAGTGTTGCAGGGCGAAGTGCTACCAGGAAAATTTAGATTGCGCAGGTCACAGAAACCTTGCAAAAACTAGGCGACAAATGGCTATTCAATTTGCGGCAGAGAGGCAAGAGATCGGCAATGTTATTTAA
- the LOC107218756 gene encoding putative ATP synthase subunit f, mitochondrial, producing the protein MGFGDYPAEYNRSIHGPYDPARYYGKPDTPFGQVKLNELIPWLSRRNKSPRAMVAAVSRAWWRWQHKYLHVKRGGIAPFFQITTVAMIWFYTINYGKFKNHRNYKYH; encoded by the exons ATGGGGTTCGGCGATTATCCCGCGGAGTACAATCGGTCTATTCACGGGCCATACGATCCGGCGCGATATTACGGAAAAC CGGACACTCCGTTCGGCCAGGTAAAACTCAACGAATTGATACCATGGCTCAGTCGTCGCAATAAGAGTCCGAGGGCAATGGTAGCTGCAGTTTCTCGAG CATGGTGGCGTTGGCAACATAAGTACCTACACGTGAAACGCGGTGGGATCGCTCCATTTTTCCAGATAACTACGGTGGCCATGATATGGTTCTACACGATCAACTACGGAAAGTTTA aaaatcaCAGGAACTACAAGTACCACTAA